A genomic window from Sceloporus undulatus isolate JIND9_A2432 ecotype Alabama chromosome 9, SceUnd_v1.1, whole genome shotgun sequence includes:
- the LOC121915074 gene encoding complexin-3-like isoform X1, which produces MHFLYFPRDAAYPPPGSDENWTAPCNTALSYCGKPGFQSLLGPGCVFQPSSEMESVVKSAFAAPAKQLMCCISADFPKEKDPGTPRYFSRDRKPQMSQKQQNKREAAFVQRKAERASMRAHLREKYHLPKNRTDKKQLEMAGGKTKLPQDLLVIVKPKASSESGSIFSTWRGLDFSSLRITAENAVESLKQPVQCPVM; this is translated from the exons ATGCATTTCCTTTACTTTCCTAGGGATGCTGCCTATCCACCTCCAGgctcagatgaaaactggacagCACCGTGCAATACTGCTTTGAGCTACtgtgggaaaccagggtttcaatccctgctGGGACCTGG CTGTGTGTTCCAGCCTTCTTCTGAAATGGAATCTGTCGTGAAATCAGCATTCGCAGCCCCAGCCAAGCAACTGATGTGTTGTATCTCAGCAGACTTCCCTAAGGAGAAAGATCCTGGTACTCCAAGATATTTTAGCCGGGATCGGAAGCCCCAGATGTCTCAGAAGCAGCA aAACAAGCGGGAAGCAGCCTTTGTTCAACGGAAGGCCGAACGTGCTTCCATGAGGGCTCATCTCCGGGAGAAATATCATCTGCCAAAG AACCGGACAGATAAGAAGCAATTGGAAATGGCCGGGGGTAAGACAAAACTCCCCCAAGACCTCCTGGTTATTGTGAAGCCTAAGGCCTCTTCGGAGTCTGGCTCCATCTTCTCTACCTGGCGTGGTCTGGATTTCAGTTCCTTGAGGATCACTGCAGAAAACGCAGTGGAGTCTCTCAAGCAGCCTGTGCAGTGTCCTGTGATGTGA
- the LOC121915074 gene encoding complexin-3-like isoform X2 → MESVVKSAFAAPAKQLMCCISADFPKEKDPGTPRYFSRDRKPQMSQKQQNKREAAFVQRKAERASMRAHLREKYHLPKNRTDKKQLEMAGGKTKLPQDLLVIVKPKASSESGSIFSTWRGLDFSSLRITAENAVESLKQPVQCPVM, encoded by the exons ATGGAATCTGTCGTGAAATCAGCATTCGCAGCCCCAGCCAAGCAACTGATGTGTTGTATCTCAGCAGACTTCCCTAAGGAGAAAGATCCTGGTACTCCAAGATATTTTAGCCGGGATCGGAAGCCCCAGATGTCTCAGAAGCAGCA aAACAAGCGGGAAGCAGCCTTTGTTCAACGGAAGGCCGAACGTGCTTCCATGAGGGCTCATCTCCGGGAGAAATATCATCTGCCAAAG AACCGGACAGATAAGAAGCAATTGGAAATGGCCGGGGGTAAGACAAAACTCCCCCAAGACCTCCTGGTTATTGTGAAGCCTAAGGCCTCTTCGGAGTCTGGCTCCATCTTCTCTACCTGGCGTGGTCTGGATTTCAGTTCCTTGAGGATCACTGCAGAAAACGCAGTGGAGTCTCTCAAGCAGCCTGTGCAGTGTCCTGTGATGTGA
- the CLK2 gene encoding dual specificity protein kinase CLK2 isoform X2: protein MPHSRRFRSSEHSSRGSYHDHYRNRKHKRRRSRSPSSSSERRHRREDSYHVRSRSYDDHSSDRRAYDRRHCDGYRRDPYYEAEYHHSYEYQRSRDDSYRSCKSSRRKHHRRRRHSRSFSHSSSSQQSGRRAKSVEDDDEGHLIYRIGDWLQERYEIISTLGEGTFGRVVQCVDHRRGNTRVALKIIKNVEKYKEAARLEINVLEKINEKDPENKNLCVQMYDWFDYHGHMCISFELLGLSTFDFLKDNNYLPYPLHQIRHMSYQVCQAVKFLHENKLTHTDLKPENILFVNSDYEMTYNLEKKRDERSVKNTAVRVVDFGSATFDHEHHSTIVSTRHYRAPEVILELGWAQPCDVWSIGCIIFEYYMGFTLFQTHDNREHLAMMERILGPIPSRMTRKTRKQKYFYHGRLDWDENTSAGRYVRENCKPLRRYLVSEADEHHQLFDLIEGMLEYEPAKRLTLAEALKHSFFDSLKSQQPGPKPWDASRDISR from the exons ATGCCTCATTCCAGAAGGTTCCGCTCTTCAGAACACAGCAGCCGGGGCAGCTACCACGACCACTACAGAAACCGCAAGCACAAACGGAGGCGGAGCCGGTCACCATCAAGCAGCAGTGAGCGGCGGCATCGCAGAGAAGATAGCTACCATGTCCGATCCCGCAG TTATGATGACCATTCGTCTGATCGACGAGCCTATGACCGGAGACATTGTGACGGATATCGGCGAGATCCCTATTATGAGGCTGAGTACCACCACTCTTACGAGTACCAACGTTCCCGTGATGACAGCTACCGTAGCTGCAAGAGCAGTCGGCGAAAGCACCATCGGAGACGCCGTCATAGCCGTTCCTTCAGCCACTCCTCATCG AGTCAACAAAGCGGCAGGAGAGCCAAGAGCGTGGAAGACGACGACGAAGGCCACCTCATCTATCGCATCGGCGACTGGCTCCAAGAAAGAT ATGAGATCATTAGCACCCTTGGAGAGGGTACTTTTGGCCGGGTCGTACAGTGTGTGGATCACCGCAG GGGCAACACACGTGtggctttaaaaataatcaagaaTGTGGAAAAGTATAAAGAGGCAGCTCGTTTGGAGATCAATGTGCTTGAGAAGATTAATGAGAAAGATCCAGAAAACAAAAA ccTATGTGTGCAGATGTACGACTGGTTTGACTACCATGGTCACATGTGCATTTCCTTTGAGCTTCTGGGGCTCAGCACTTTTGACTTCCTGAAGGACAACAACTACCTGCCTTATCCCCTCCACCAGATCAGGCATATGTCTTACCAAGTGTGCCAGGCTGTGAAAT TTCTACATGAAAACAAGCTCACTCATACAGATCTCAAACCTGAAAACATCCTCTTTGTCAATTCGGATTATGAAATGACTTACAATCTGGAAAAG AAGAGAGATGAGCGAAGTGTAAAGAACACGGCTGTCCGAGTAGTCGATTTTGGAAGTGCCACATTCGACCATGAGCATCATAGCACCATTGTCTCTACGCGGCATTATCGGGCACCAGAGGTCATTCTAG AGCTAGGTTGGGCCCAGCCGTGTGATGTCTGGAGCATTGGCTGCATCATCTTTGAGTACTACATGGGTTTCACATTGTTTCAG ACCCACGATAACCGAGAACATCTGGCAATGATGGAGCGGATTCTAGGTCCTATCCCATCACGTATGACTCGGAAGACCAG GAAGCAGAAATACTTCTACCATGGCCGCCTAGACTGGGATGAGAACACCTCTGCTGGGCGCTATGTACGGGAGAACTGCAAGCCACTGCGG AGGTACTTGGTATCTGAAGCAGATGAACACCACCAGCTGTTTGACCTCATTGAGGGGATGTTGGAGTACGAGCCAGCCAAGCGGCTGACATTGGCCGAGGCCTTGAAGCATTCATTCTTTGACTCCCTCAAGTCGCAACAGCCTGGCCCCAAACCGTGGGATGCTAGCCGAGACATCAGCCGGTGA
- the CLK2 gene encoding dual specificity protein kinase CLK2 isoform X1, which translates to MPHSRRFRSSEHSSRGSYHDHYRNRKHKRRRSRSPSSSSERRHRREDSYHVRSRSYDDHSSDRRAYDRRHCDGYRRDPYYEAEYHHSYEYQRSRDDSYRSCKSSRRKHHRRRRHSRSFSHSSSQSQQSGRRAKSVEDDDEGHLIYRIGDWLQERYEIISTLGEGTFGRVVQCVDHRRGNTRVALKIIKNVEKYKEAARLEINVLEKINEKDPENKNLCVQMYDWFDYHGHMCISFELLGLSTFDFLKDNNYLPYPLHQIRHMSYQVCQAVKFLHENKLTHTDLKPENILFVNSDYEMTYNLEKKRDERSVKNTAVRVVDFGSATFDHEHHSTIVSTRHYRAPEVILELGWAQPCDVWSIGCIIFEYYMGFTLFQTHDNREHLAMMERILGPIPSRMTRKTRKQKYFYHGRLDWDENTSAGRYVRENCKPLRRYLVSEADEHHQLFDLIEGMLEYEPAKRLTLAEALKHSFFDSLKSQQPGPKPWDASRDISR; encoded by the exons ATGCCTCATTCCAGAAGGTTCCGCTCTTCAGAACACAGCAGCCGGGGCAGCTACCACGACCACTACAGAAACCGCAAGCACAAACGGAGGCGGAGCCGGTCACCATCAAGCAGCAGTGAGCGGCGGCATCGCAGAGAAGATAGCTACCATGTCCGATCCCGCAG TTATGATGACCATTCGTCTGATCGACGAGCCTATGACCGGAGACATTGTGACGGATATCGGCGAGATCCCTATTATGAGGCTGAGTACCACCACTCTTACGAGTACCAACGTTCCCGTGATGACAGCTACCGTAGCTGCAAGAGCAGTCGGCGAAAGCACCATCGGAGACGCCGTCATAGCCGTTCCTTCAGCCACTCCTCATCG CAGAGTCAACAAAGCGGCAGGAGAGCCAAGAGCGTGGAAGACGACGACGAAGGCCACCTCATCTATCGCATCGGCGACTGGCTCCAAGAAAGAT ATGAGATCATTAGCACCCTTGGAGAGGGTACTTTTGGCCGGGTCGTACAGTGTGTGGATCACCGCAG GGGCAACACACGTGtggctttaaaaataatcaagaaTGTGGAAAAGTATAAAGAGGCAGCTCGTTTGGAGATCAATGTGCTTGAGAAGATTAATGAGAAAGATCCAGAAAACAAAAA ccTATGTGTGCAGATGTACGACTGGTTTGACTACCATGGTCACATGTGCATTTCCTTTGAGCTTCTGGGGCTCAGCACTTTTGACTTCCTGAAGGACAACAACTACCTGCCTTATCCCCTCCACCAGATCAGGCATATGTCTTACCAAGTGTGCCAGGCTGTGAAAT TTCTACATGAAAACAAGCTCACTCATACAGATCTCAAACCTGAAAACATCCTCTTTGTCAATTCGGATTATGAAATGACTTACAATCTGGAAAAG AAGAGAGATGAGCGAAGTGTAAAGAACACGGCTGTCCGAGTAGTCGATTTTGGAAGTGCCACATTCGACCATGAGCATCATAGCACCATTGTCTCTACGCGGCATTATCGGGCACCAGAGGTCATTCTAG AGCTAGGTTGGGCCCAGCCGTGTGATGTCTGGAGCATTGGCTGCATCATCTTTGAGTACTACATGGGTTTCACATTGTTTCAG ACCCACGATAACCGAGAACATCTGGCAATGATGGAGCGGATTCTAGGTCCTATCCCATCACGTATGACTCGGAAGACCAG GAAGCAGAAATACTTCTACCATGGCCGCCTAGACTGGGATGAGAACACCTCTGCTGGGCGCTATGTACGGGAGAACTGCAAGCCACTGCGG AGGTACTTGGTATCTGAAGCAGATGAACACCACCAGCTGTTTGACCTCATTGAGGGGATGTTGGAGTACGAGCCAGCCAAGCGGCTGACATTGGCCGAGGCCTTGAAGCATTCATTCTTTGACTCCCTCAAGTCGCAACAGCCTGGCCCCAAACCGTGGGATGCTAGCCGAGACATCAGCCGGTGA